In Sphingobium amiense, a genomic segment contains:
- a CDS encoding LLM class flavin-dependent oxidoreductase, with amino-acid sequence MTRFSLLDLVPVREGGSVASALADAADLAAHAERLGYHRLWVAEHHGMEGIASAATAVVLAHIGHATSTIRIGAGGIMLPNHSPLVIAEQFGTLEALFPGRVDLGLGRAPGSDQRVAQAIRRNLAGGADQFPRDVIELQAFLAGDQRLGIEATPGSGANVPIWILGSSLFGAQLAAALGLPYAFASHFAPAALDEALMIYRRDFRPSAQLKQPHAMAAFNIFAADTGGEAQLLATSMQQAFVRLRTGQPGKLQPPVAGYYESLPPQARAMLSDVLSVSSIGTQADVERDLAAFLRRTQVDEVILTSQIFDHEARKRSVAIAMAAAQAITVREAA; translated from the coding sequence ATGACGCGCTTCTCTCTCCTCGATCTCGTTCCTGTCCGCGAAGGCGGCAGCGTGGCGTCCGCGCTCGCCGATGCGGCGGACCTTGCCGCCCACGCCGAACGGTTGGGCTATCACCGCCTCTGGGTGGCGGAACATCATGGGATGGAGGGCATCGCATCGGCCGCGACGGCGGTCGTGCTCGCGCATATCGGCCACGCGACCTCCACCATCCGGATCGGGGCGGGCGGCATCATGTTGCCCAATCATTCTCCGCTGGTGATTGCCGAACAGTTCGGCACGCTGGAGGCGCTGTTCCCCGGCCGCGTCGACCTTGGCCTCGGGCGTGCGCCGGGGTCCGACCAGCGCGTCGCGCAGGCGATCCGCCGCAACCTTGCGGGCGGGGCTGACCAGTTTCCCCGCGACGTGATCGAATTGCAGGCATTCCTCGCGGGCGACCAACGGCTCGGTATCGAAGCGACGCCCGGCTCGGGCGCTAATGTGCCGATCTGGATATTGGGATCGAGCCTGTTCGGCGCGCAGCTCGCCGCCGCGCTGGGCCTGCCCTATGCGTTCGCCTCGCATTTCGCGCCTGCCGCCCTGGACGAAGCGCTGATGATCTACCGCCGCGATTTCCGCCCTTCGGCGCAGTTGAAGCAGCCGCATGCGATGGCCGCGTTCAACATATTCGCCGCCGATACGGGCGGGGAAGCGCAACTGCTCGCCACATCCATGCAGCAGGCGTTCGTGCGGCTGCGCACCGGACAGCCGGGGAAGCTCCAGCCCCCTGTCGCGGGCTATTATGAAAGCCTGCCGCCACAGGCCAGGGCGATGCTGTCCGATGTGCTCAGCGTGTCGTCGATCGGCACGCAGGCCGATGTGGAGCGCGACCTTGCCGCCTTCCTCCGCCGCACGCAGGTGGACGAGGTGATCCTGACCTCCCAGATTTTCGACCATGAGGCGCGCAAGCGGAGCGTCGCCATCGCGATGGCGGCGGCTCAGGCCATCACGGTGCGCGAAGCCGCCTGA
- a CDS encoding acyltransferase family protein, whose protein sequence is MPASFSSDIARRSDAIAIARVICILGVVYVHAWTGQGGVALAEMHGSAQDNLRWFLMEVFGRSAVPLLGLISGWLVAGSRTTRDWRAHIGRKARTILLPMILWNIIAILAVSGAALVAGLQAPTPQSIGWLAQEVLIVSRNPDINVQMPFLRDLFLCMVAAPVLIRLPTWALAMVVAVAGLCHIAGWGAPVLMRASILFFFTTGIIARRHGWAEKVAAMPLLPALLPFLLLMGAQLYRAIVIGDAGLRSSQAALDLAVRVSAALAFWRIAWALAASPARATLLRIEPYAFFLFCAHLILIWVGGPLIGKLSGRMGEPLYPLYLIAQPFLVLAVIVPVASGLQRIAPAAAGVLSGGRLAARRQAASRTVMA, encoded by the coding sequence TTGCCGGCTTCTTTCTCTTCTGACATCGCACGCCGGTCCGACGCGATCGCCATTGCGCGCGTCATCTGCATATTGGGCGTGGTGTATGTGCATGCCTGGACCGGTCAGGGCGGCGTGGCCCTCGCGGAAATGCACGGCAGCGCGCAGGACAATCTGCGCTGGTTTCTGATGGAGGTGTTCGGGCGCAGCGCGGTGCCGCTGCTGGGCCTCATATCCGGCTGGCTGGTCGCGGGATCGCGCACCACGCGTGACTGGCGCGCGCATATCGGGCGCAAGGCGCGCACCATCCTGCTGCCGATGATCCTGTGGAACATCATCGCGATCCTGGCCGTGTCCGGCGCGGCGCTGGTCGCGGGGCTGCAGGCGCCCACGCCGCAGTCGATCGGGTGGCTGGCGCAGGAAGTGCTCATCGTCAGCCGCAATCCTGACATCAACGTCCAGATGCCGTTCCTGCGCGATCTGTTCCTGTGCATGGTGGCGGCGCCGGTGCTGATCCGGTTGCCGACATGGGCGCTGGCGATGGTCGTGGCGGTGGCGGGCCTGTGCCATATCGCGGGGTGGGGCGCGCCGGTGTTGATGCGCGCGTCGATCCTGTTCTTCTTCACGACGGGCATTATCGCGCGCCGGCACGGCTGGGCCGAGAAGGTGGCGGCGATGCCGCTGCTGCCCGCGCTGCTGCCTTTCCTGCTGCTGATGGGTGCGCAGCTCTATCGCGCCATCGTCATCGGCGACGCTGGCCTGCGCAGCAGCCAGGCAGCGCTCGATCTGGCGGTGCGGGTGAGCGCGGCGCTCGCCTTCTGGCGGATCGCATGGGCGCTGGCGGCAAGCCCCGCGCGTGCAACGCTCCTGCGGATCGAGCCTTACGCCTTTTTCCTCTTCTGCGCGCACCTCATCCTCATCTGGGTGGGCGGGCCGCTGATCGGGAAACTGTCGGGCCGGATGGGCGAGCCGCTCTATCCGCTCTACCTGATCGCACAGCCTTTCCTTGTGCTGGCAGTGATCGTGCCGGTCGCCAGCGGCCTGCAGCGCATTGCGCCTGCCGCCGCCGGGGTGCTGAGCGGCGGGCGGCTGGCGGCGCGGCGTCAGGCGGCTTCGCGCACCGTGATGGCCTGA
- a CDS encoding ATP-binding protein codes for MTHMPGVDQFTAALPNHANAYPAMGMLFQIAGSSSKALFDAQQIALLGHDADPCIAMAGQVGSQVKLRVGGSWLIASVRSLVLDQTNHGIVADIDFLGEGDEEALTGRIHRFRRGVTRYPTPGTDIFPVSAADMQQIYAADDRANIEVGTVYPTSDTRAALYVDSMLGKHFALLGSTGTGKSTSAALVLHRICDLSPQGHIVMIDPHGEYGAAFAGNGAVFDINNLALPYWLMNFEEHCEVFVTAEGAERTVDCDILAKCLLAARSKNRLAETIGRLTVDSPVPYLLSDLTTILSNEMGKLDKGTGTLPYMRLKTKVEEIKADPRYAFMFSGMLVADTMQQFIAKIFRLPADGRPISIIDVSAMPSDITSTVVSVLSRLVFDYAIWARDEPQRPILLVCEEAHRYIPSSSVGGGQAVRRILERIAKEGRKYGVSLGLITQRPSDLAEGVLSQCGTIISMRLNNDRDQAFVKAAMPEGARGFLDSIPALRNREAIICGEGVAVPIRVAFDDLEAHRRPASSDPSFTQLWRQSGQEADILDRTITRWRNQGR; via the coding sequence ATGACCCATATGCCGGGGGTGGACCAATTTACGGCCGCGCTGCCGAATCATGCGAACGCCTATCCGGCGATGGGCATGCTGTTCCAGATCGCGGGATCGAGTTCCAAGGCGCTGTTCGACGCCCAGCAAATCGCCTTGCTGGGTCACGACGCCGATCCGTGCATCGCCATGGCGGGTCAGGTGGGCAGCCAGGTCAAATTGCGCGTGGGCGGCAGTTGGCTGATCGCCAGCGTCCGGTCGCTGGTCCTCGACCAGACGAACCATGGCATCGTCGCCGATATCGACTTTCTGGGCGAGGGCGACGAGGAAGCGCTGACGGGCCGCATCCACCGCTTCCGCCGCGGCGTGACCCGTTATCCGACGCCGGGCACCGACATCTTCCCCGTGTCGGCCGCCGACATGCAGCAGATCTACGCCGCCGACGACCGCGCGAACATCGAGGTCGGGACCGTCTATCCCACCAGCGACACGCGCGCCGCCCTCTATGTCGATTCCATGCTGGGCAAGCATTTCGCGCTGCTGGGATCGACCGGAACCGGCAAATCGACCAGCGCCGCGCTCGTCCTTCACCGCATCTGCGACCTGTCGCCGCAGGGGCATATCGTGATGATCGACCCGCATGGGGAATATGGCGCGGCATTCGCCGGAAACGGCGCGGTGTTCGACATCAACAACCTCGCCCTGCCCTACTGGCTGATGAATTTCGAGGAGCATTGCGAGGTGTTCGTGACCGCCGAGGGCGCCGAACGCACGGTCGATTGCGACATCCTCGCCAAATGCCTGCTCGCCGCGCGGTCGAAGAACCGGCTCGCGGAGACCATCGGTCGCCTGACGGTGGATTCCCCAGTCCCCTATCTGCTGTCCGACCTCACCACCATCCTGTCGAACGAGATGGGCAAGCTGGACAAGGGCACCGGCACGCTGCCCTATATGCGGCTCAAGACCAAGGTCGAGGAGATCAAGGCCGACCCGCGTTACGCCTTCATGTTTTCCGGCATGCTGGTCGCCGACACGATGCAGCAGTTCATCGCCAAGATTTTCCGCCTGCCCGCAGACGGCAGGCCGATTTCGATCATCGACGTTTCGGCGATGCCGTCCGACATCACGTCGACCGTGGTGTCCGTGCTCTCGCGCCTCGTCTTCGATTACGCCATCTGGGCGCGCGACGAACCGCAGCGCCCCATCCTCCTCGTCTGCGAGGAAGCGCATCGCTACATCCCCAGCTCCAGCGTGGGCGGCGGGCAGGCGGTGCGCCGCATCCTGGAGCGGATCGCGAAGGAAGGCCGCAAATATGGCGTATCGCTGGGCCTCATCACGCAGCGCCCGTCCGATCTGGCCGAAGGTGTGCTGTCACAGTGCGGCACGATCATTTCCATGCGTCTCAACAACGACCGCGATCAGGCGTTCGTGAAAGCCGCCATGCCCGAAGGCGCGCGCGGCTTCCTCGATTCGATCCCGGCACTGCGCAACCGGGAAGCGATCATCTGCGGCGAGGGCGTCGCCGTGCCGATCCGCGTCGCATTCGACGATCTGGAAGCGCATCGCCGCCCCGCGTCGAGCGATCCCAGCTTCACGCAGCTCTGGCGGCAGAGCGGGCAGGAAGCCGACATCCTCGACCGCACCATCACGCGCTGGCGCAATCAGGGGCGCTGA